The Candidatus Thermoplasmatota archaeon genome includes a window with the following:
- a CDS encoding NusA-like transcription termination signal-binding factor gives MNPIVEIKLDGDSLRNIAAFENFTRARVRDCFEDGDRLVFVVEEGDLGKALGKGAANVLKLRELLRKDLEVYGFAADREAFVRNIFHRFELTKVGFEKRKDGSEIVRVAVDPRDKGKAIGRGGRNIQLAKTLLQRHAGLSDVFLE, from the coding sequence GTGAATCCCATCGTCGAAATCAAGCTCGACGGCGATTCGCTGCGGAACATCGCCGCGTTCGAGAACTTCACGCGCGCCCGCGTGCGCGACTGCTTCGAGGACGGCGACCGCCTCGTCTTTGTCGTCGAGGAAGGGGATCTCGGGAAGGCCCTTGGCAAAGGCGCGGCCAACGTGCTCAAGCTGCGCGAGCTCCTCAGGAAGGACCTGGAGGTCTACGGCTTCGCGGCCGACCGCGAGGCGTTCGTGCGCAACATCTTCCACCGGTTCGAGCTCACGAAGGTGGGCTTCGAGAAGCGCAAGGACGGAAGCGAGATCGTGCGCGTGGCCGTCGACCCCCGCGACAAGGGCAAGGCGATCGGCCGCGGCGGGCGCAACATCCAGCTTGCAAAGACCCTCCTCCAGCGGCACGCCGGCCTCTCCGACGTGTTCCTCGAATGA
- a CDS encoding 50S ribosomal protein L30e, translated as MDVNRALRTAAQTGDVRMGIKETEQAVASGKAKLVVLAANIPKDAAERIKTAARTKNVAVYEFGGPNSELGPACGKPYSVASLSVVEAGESDVLALARVPK; from the coding sequence ATGGACGTGAACCGCGCCCTCCGCACCGCCGCCCAGACGGGCGACGTGCGCATGGGCATCAAGGAGACCGAGCAAGCCGTCGCCAGCGGGAAGGCCAAGCTCGTCGTGCTGGCCGCCAACATCCCCAAGGACGCCGCCGAGCGCATCAAGACCGCCGCGCGCACCAAGAACGTCGCCGTGTACGAGTTCGGAGGCCCCAACTCCGAGCTTGGCCCCGCCTGCGGCAAGCCGTATTCCGTCGCGAGCCTCTCGGTCGTCGAGGCCGGCGAGAGCGACGTGCTGGCCCTCGCGCGCGTTCCCAAGTGA